The following proteins are encoded in a genomic region of Cryptomeria japonica chromosome 11, Sugi_1.0, whole genome shotgun sequence:
- the LOC131860281 gene encoding UPF0481 protein At3g47200-like, whose translation MAIVEIKSSNPQSCTSDSSCVIEVGYDLTMNEKEIPNLSSGQIFRVPRLPPYSKDDLYSPHLVSIGPFHYGKKELQGMEKSKSEAVRRMQKRIQRSFPHVSMKSIVEQHILFKEKKIRNFYGEYIPLTSIELAWMVTRDACFVYEFIVNYVKVNRNAQHSFETQGCQFEYVQCFYEEEVGAFKWKYDGVFDADVQNPMRETLMTDILLFENQIPLWILKDLFKFQMDSTEAAKQKVENLMNVLLWRAARHEVFMWKPRISYNMYCKSHVLEVVYRSMVGSDFSSFADGELLDLPPPSQNHRQVYIDLMKAICGPSELVRGGVKIKAVLIKDRNRAIGQDPTRSLEYCSAIRWIKFDEKTSTLYLPQFKVTLELCSVVRSMIAMEVGLRGYGTKPMTQFALLIDELVDNEEDVAVLRNAEVMNNFIGGNQQLANLFKLGKGMPHVKGCKAIDDVRIRLHKYTRRKYKKLWSEFVSAYFSKPWLVAGSMAAVLLIVMTVAQVLCLFFSCNPYSH comes from the exons ATGGCAATAGTTGAGATCAAATCGAGCAACCCTCAGAGCTGCACTAGTGATAGCAGCTGTGTAATTGAAGTTGGGTATGATCTCACAATGAATGAAAAGGAGATACCTAATTTAAGCTCTGGTCAGATCTTTCGAGTGCCAAGGCTACCGCCATACTCCAAAGATGATTTATACAGTCCACATCTTGTTTCCATTGGCCCTTTTCATTATGGGAAGAAGGAGCTGCAAGGCATGGAAAAGTCCAAATCTGAGGCAGTTCGAAGGATGCAAAAGAGGATCCAGAGGAGTTTTCCACACGTTTCTATGAAATCAATTGTTGAACAGCACATACTGTTTAAGGAGAAGAAGATAAGGAATTTCTATGGTGAATATATTCCCCTTACTTCTATAGAACTAGCATGGATGGTCACTAGGGATGCATGTTTTGTTTATGAATTTATTGTTAATTATGTAAAAGTTAACAGGAATGCTCAGCATTCATTTGAAACCCAAGGATGTCAATTTGAGTATGTTCAATGTTTTTATGAAGAGGAAGTGGGTGCATTCAAGTGGAAGTATGATGGAGTGTTTGATGCCGATGTTCAAAATCCCATGAGAGAAACACTAATGACTGATATACTTTTATTTGAAAACCAAATACCTCTTTGGATTTTGAAAGATCTCTTTAAATTCCAGATGGATTCTACTGAAGCTGCAAAACAGAAGGTAGAAAACTTAATGAATGTGCTGCTTTGGAGAGCGGCTAGACATGaagtttttatgtggaaacctaggaTTTCTTACAACATGTATTGTAAGAGTCATGTTCTCGAAGTAGTCTACCGCTCAATGGTGGGCAGCGATTTTAGCTCCTTCGCCGATGGTGAACTGCTAGATTTGCCACCACCGTCTCAAAATCATAGGCAGGTCTACATTGATTTAATGAAAGCCATTTGTGGAC CATCGGAACTCGTGCGCGGAGGAGTGAAGATCAAGGCAGTGCTCATTAAAGATAGAAATAGGGCAATCGGTCAAGATCCCACAAGATCGCTCGAATATTGTTCAGCCATTCGATGGATAAAGTTTGATGAGAAAACATCAACGTTGTATTTACCACAATTCAAGGTAACGTTGGAGTTATGTTCAGTCGTGCGTAGCATGATTGCCATGGAAGTGGGCCTTAGAGGGTACGGTACGAAACCAATGACTCAGTTTGCATTGCTTATTGATGAGCTGGTAGACAACGAGGAGGATGTTGCAGTGCTCAGAAACGCAGAGGTGATGAACAATTTCATTGGAGGCAACCAACAACTGGCTAATCTTTTCAAATTGGGTAAAGGGATGCCCCATGTCAAGGGCTGCAAAGCAATTGATGACGTCAGAATACGGTTGCATAAGTACACaagaagaaaatacaagaaactttgGAGTGAGTTCGTTAGTGCTTATTTTTCCAAGCCATGGCTGGTTGCTGGTTCCATGGCTGCCGTGCTGCTAATTGTAATGACAGTGGCGCAAGTTTTGTGTCTGTTTTTCAGTTGCAACCCCTATTCCCACTGA